The following coding sequences lie in one Helicobacter sp. MIT 21-1697 genomic window:
- a CDS encoding cysteine synthase family protein: MLYRSSLELIGHTPLLELTHLRIPNHNRIFAKLEFYNPAGGIKDRVALYICQKLKEKGLLHKDSVIIEATAGNTGLGIAFVAQHFGCKAILIVPDKFSIEKQILMRALGAEVINTPKEKGMQGAMEKAQEMLSHTPYALSFNQFENLDNPQAHYLTTAKEIYDDMAQVRSNGEKCSAAFLDYLVCGAGSGGSFSGIVRYLKEQDSRIKSVLCDPVGSIIGGGIEGCANIEGIGNNFIPDTMDISLIDSVQKITDEEAYEGVRILAKNEGILAGISSGACLQACLKLANEVQNSLIVTLFADDLSRYFSRNLIE; this comes from the coding sequence ATGCTCTATCGTTCAAGTCTTGAACTCATAGGGCATACACCGCTTTTAGAACTTACGCATTTACGCATTCCAAATCATAATCGCATTTTTGCGAAGCTAGAATTTTATAATCCCGCAGGAGGCATAAAAGATAGAGTAGCGCTTTATATTTGCCAAAAGCTTAAAGAAAAGGGGCTTTTACATAAAGATTCTGTTATTATTGAAGCTACTGCTGGAAATACAGGACTTGGTATTGCTTTTGTAGCACAACATTTTGGGTGCAAAGCCATTTTGATTGTGCCCGATAAATTCTCTATTGAAAAGCAGATTCTAATGCGCGCTCTAGGCGCAGAAGTCATTAACACACCAAAAGAAAAAGGAATGCAAGGTGCTATGGAAAAAGCGCAAGAGATGTTATCTCACACGCCCTATGCACTAAGCTTTAATCAATTTGAGAATCTTGATAACCCACAAGCTCATTATCTCACCACAGCCAAAGAGATTTATGATGATATGGCACAAGTGCGCTCAAATGGCGAAAAGTGTTCTGCTGCATTCCTTGATTATCTTGTATGTGGTGCTGGGAGTGGAGGAAGCTTCAGTGGTATAGTTCGTTATCTTAAGGAACAAGATTCCCGCATAAAAAGTGTGCTATGCGACCCTGTGGGGAGCATTATCGGCGGGGGAATTGAGGGCTGTGCAAATATTGAGGGTATTGGCAATAACTTTATCCCCGATACAATGGATATTTCGCTCATTGATAGTGTGCAAAAAATAACAGATGAAGAAGCCTATGAGGGAGTGAGGATATTAGCCAAAAATGAGGGAATCTTAGCAGGTATATCTTCTGGTGCGTGCTTGCAAGCTTGCTTAAAACTTGCAAATGAAGTGCAAAATAGCCTGATTGTAACACTTTTTGCAGATGATTTGAGTCGTTACTTTAGTCGTAATTTGATTGAATAA
- a CDS encoding trans-sulfuration enzyme family protein: MKSTLDTLLIHGGATTDPRTGAVNLPIYQTSTYAQSALGEHLGYEYSRTKNPTRDGIESLIAECEGGKFGFAFASGMAAIGTILSLFQSGDCIIISNNVYGGTFRILDKVFSHFHISYKIVDTRDLKALESAITPEVKAVLIETPANPLLSVTPLEQVATLAKKKGILSIVDNTFMTPYLQKPLELGIDIVVHSATKYLGGHSDLIAGLVVVNDAALAERIGFLQNSIGGVLAPFDSFLLIRGMKTLGLRMQRHCENALFLAQALKTHNAVEKVYYPGLESDEGYEVQSSQARSGGGMLSFELKKDYDYRIFFKSTQIIVLAESLGGVESLLCHPASMTHASIPKEVRERMGISEHLIRLSVGIEYAQDLLDDLNQAIKKAKV; encoded by the coding sequence ATGAAAAGCACACTTGATACATTGCTCATACACGGAGGGGCGACCACAGACCCGCGAACAGGAGCGGTTAATCTACCTATCTATCAAACCTCTACCTATGCTCAAAGCGCACTTGGAGAGCATTTAGGTTATGAATATTCGCGCACTAAGAATCCTACGCGAGATGGTATTGAAAGCCTTATTGCCGAATGTGAGGGCGGAAAATTTGGCTTTGCTTTTGCCTCGGGTATGGCAGCTATTGGCACGATTTTAAGCCTTTTTCAAAGCGGAGATTGCATTATTATTTCAAACAATGTCTATGGTGGCACTTTTAGAATCTTAGATAAAGTCTTCTCGCATTTTCATATCAGTTATAAAATTGTTGATACACGCGATTTAAAAGCCTTAGAATCCGCTATCACGCCTGAAGTCAAAGCTGTGCTTATTGAAACTCCAGCAAATCCACTTCTTAGCGTTACACCTTTGGAACAAGTTGCTACACTCGCGAAAAAAAAAGGAATTTTGAGCATTGTAGATAATACCTTTATGACACCTTATTTACAAAAACCATTAGAACTTGGCATTGACATCGTAGTGCATTCAGCAACAAAATATCTTGGAGGGCATAGCGACCTTATAGCAGGACTTGTAGTTGTTAATGATGCCGCACTCGCAGAGCGAATTGGCTTTTTACAAAATAGCATTGGCGGCGTGTTAGCACCTTTTGATAGCTTTTTGCTTATTCGCGGTATGAAAACTCTAGGCTTAAGAATGCAGCGCCATTGTGAAAATGCCCTGTTTTTAGCACAAGCTTTGAAAACGCATAATGCAGTAGAAAAGGTATATTATCCGGGATTGGAAAGCGATGAGGGCTATGAAGTGCAAAGCTCGCAAGCTCGTAGTGGTGGCGGTATGCTAAGTTTTGAGCTCAAAAAAGACTATGATTATAGAATCTTTTTTAAATCCACGCAAATAATCGTCCTAGCCGAAAGTCTAGGGGGCGTAGAATCTCTCCTTTGCCACCCTGCATCTATGACTCACGCCTCAATCCCTAAAGAAGTGCGTGAGCGTATGGGGATAAGCGAACATCTTATCCGCCTCTCTGTTGGTATTGAATATGCACAAGATTTACTTGATGATTTGAATCAAGCTATCAAAAAAGCAAAGGTATAG
- a CDS encoding SIMPL domain-containing protein (The SIMPL domain is named for its presence in mouse protein SIMPL (signalling molecule that associates with mouse pelle-like kinase). Bacterial member BP26, from Brucella, was shown to assemble into a channel-like structure, while YggE from E. coli has been associated with resistance to oxidative stress.), which produces MKALSFASILGIIGLALMMSACSDEKKAFNTNECPKDALCLYKNVSFSQNIMPNAYKASIRITESDTLRKGGEIESTAKKDIANTLNDIIALSKQKGFCEGGNHDLRPNIQYKDGAARDTVGYTLSFSLECDVPSKQKKDYDTFIADIDKKINKNKYLSFLAPNVNIIATPQAWQEAQDKTFGGALKLAQESAQEYSKILDKKCTLVSADAMNNTLAPREFAKVSNMSASADVSWELPSPKEQEITAKIQVKYICK; this is translated from the coding sequence ATGAAAGCTTTATCTTTCGCCTCAATATTAGGAATTATAGGACTTGCCCTTATGATGAGTGCGTGTAGCGATGAAAAAAAAGCATTTAACACCAACGAATGCCCTAAAGATGCTCTTTGTTTATACAAAAATGTCTCATTTTCACAAAATATTATGCCCAATGCCTATAAAGCAAGTATTCGCATTACAGAAAGCGATACCTTACGCAAAGGCGGCGAAATAGAATCTACAGCCAAAAAAGATATTGCCAATACACTCAATGACATTATTGCGCTAAGTAAGCAAAAAGGATTCTGCGAAGGAGGCAATCACGATTTGCGCCCAAATATCCAATACAAAGATGGTGCAGCGCGCGACACCGTTGGTTATACACTTAGTTTTAGTCTTGAATGTGATGTGCCAAGCAAACAAAAAAAAGATTATGATACTTTTATCGCTGATATTGACAAAAAAATCAATAAAAATAAATATCTTAGCTTCCTTGCACCCAATGTCAATATCATTGCTACCCCCCAAGCTTGGCAAGAAGCTCAAGATAAAACCTTTGGCGGTGCTCTTAAACTTGCACAAGAGAGCGCACAAGAATATTCTAAGATTTTAGATAAAAAATGCACTCTTGTAAGTGCTGATGCTATGAATAATACTCTTGCACCGCGTGAATTTGCTAAAGTAAGCAATATGAGTGCTTCAGCTGATGTGAGTTGGGAACTACCCTCACCTAAAGAACAAGAAATTACAGCAAAAATTCAAGTCAAATACATTTGCAAATAA